Proteins from a single region of Xenopus laevis strain J_2021 chromosome 9_10S, Xenopus_laevis_v10.1, whole genome shotgun sequence:
- the slc32a1.S gene encoding vesicular inhibitory amino acid transporter isoform X1, with protein sequence MATLIRSKLSNVATSVSNKSQAKVSGMFARMGFQAATDEEALGFAHCDDLDTEHRQGLQMDILKTEVPTGDAPPEGDIHYQRDGTGLPPSASKDEGLCSELSSSEKPQITAWEAGWNVTNAIQGMFVLGLPYAILHGGYLGLFLIIFAAVVCCYTGKILIACLYEENEDGETVRVRDSYVDIANACCAPRFPKLGGRVVNVAQIIELVMTCILYVVVSGNLMYNSFPNLPISQKSWSIMATAVLLPCAFLKNLKAVSKFSLLCTVAHFVINILVIAYCLSRARDWAWDKVKFYIDVKKFPISIGIIVFSYTSQIFLPSLEGNMQSPREFHCMMNWTHIAACILKGLFALVAYLTWADETKEVITDNLPSTIRAVVNLFLVSKALLSYPLPFFAAVEVLEKSLFQEGARAFFPNCYGGDGRLKSWGLTLRCALVVFTLLMAIYVPHFALLMGLTGSLTGAGLCFLLPSLFHLKLMWRQLLWHQVFFDVSIFVIGSICSVSGFVHSLEGLIEAYAYNIED encoded by the exons ATGGCTACCCTGATTAGGAGCAAACTATCTAATGTAGCCACCTCGGTTTCTAACAAGTCCCAGGCCAAGGTTAGTGGGATGTTTGCGAGGATGGGATTCCAGGCTGCCACTGATGAAGAAGCGCTTGGCTTTGCTCATTGTGATGACCTGGACACGGAGCACAGGCAGGGGCTTCAGATGGACATCCTGAAGACAGAAGTCCCAACTGGAGATGCCCCACCCGAGGGTGACATCCACTACCAAAGAGATGGCACAGGACTCCCTCCTTCCGCCTCTAAAGATGAAGGATTGTGCTCTGAGCTTTCTTCCTCTGAGAAACCCCAAATCACAGCCTGGGAAGCCGGTTGGAATGTCACCAACGCCATCCAG GGTATGTTCGTTTTGGGTTTACCATATGCAATTCTTCATGGTGGATATCTGGGACTGTTTCTCATTATATTTGCAGCTGTTGTTTGTTGCTACACTGGGAAGATTCTTATTGCTTGCCTCTACGAAGAGAACGAAGATGGTGAAACAGTGAGAGTGAGAGACTCCTATGTGGACATTGCCAATGCTTGCTGTGCTCCAAGGTTCCCTAAGCTCGGGGGAAGAGTTGTTAATGTGGCCCAGATTATTGAACTGGTGATGACCTGCATTCTCTATGTAGTGGTTAGTGGCAACTTAATGTACAACAGCTTTCCAAACCTGCCCATATCCCAGAAGTCTTGGTCCATCATGGCCACTGCTGTGCTCCTGCCTTGTGCATTTCTCAAGAACCTTAAAGCTGTGTCGAAGTTCAGCTTGCTCTGCACCGTAGCGCATTTTGTCATTAACATCCTGGTGATTGCCTACTGTCTGTCCAGAGCAAGAGACTGGGCTTGGGACAAAGTGAAGTTCTACATTGATGTTAAGAAGTTCCCAATCTCAATTGGCATCATTGTCTTCAGCTATACCTCTCAGATCTTCCTGCCGTCTCTGGAAGGGAACATGCAGAGCCCAAGGGAATTCCACTGTATGATGAACTGGACTCATATTGCAGCCTGTATCCTCAAGGGACTCTTTGCCCTTGTGGCTTACCTAACCTGGGCAGATGAAACCAAGGAAGTCATTACAGACAACTTACCATCAACCATCAGGGCAGTGGTCAACTTATTTCTCGTATCCAAAGCCCTGTTGTCCTATCCACTGCCTTTCTTTGCAGCTGTTGAGGTCTTGGAGAAGTCACTCTTTCAAGAAGGCGCAAGGGCCTTCTTTCCAAACTGCTATGGGGGTGATGGTAGACTGAAATCTTGGGGTCTTACCCTTAGATGTGCCCTAGTAGTTTTCACTCTACTTATGGCCATTTATGTGCCCCATTTCGCCCTGTTAATGGGTCTCACTGGCAGCCTCACGGGAGCTGGTCTTTGCTTCCTCCTTCCAAGTCTCTTCCACCTCAAGTTGATGTGGAGACAGCTACTGTGGCACCAAGTCTTCTTTGATGTCTCCATCTTCGTCATTGGTTCCATCTGTAGCGTTTCTGGCTTTGTGCACTCTCTAGAGGGGCTAATAGAAGCCTATGCTTATAATATAGAAGATTAA